Proteins encoded within one genomic window of Sphingomonas cannabina:
- a CDS encoding glutathione S-transferase family protein, translating to MKLIIGNKAYSSWSLRGWLACKQSGLPFEEMVVPLYDDAWEKRREGDEFAPSSGKVPILWDGDVVVWDSLAIVEYLNEASGGDKFWPADPAARAMARSMAAEMHSSFAALRRKHSMNIRQVYPAQQPDDDVLADLQRIMELWAQARARFGGDGQFLFGEFGAADIMFAPVVTRLVTYSLPVARFAPAYMNAVLQHPFMQDWIAAAQEEEWVLEQFEQTPA from the coding sequence ATGAAGCTCATCATCGGCAACAAGGCCTATTCGTCCTGGTCGCTGCGCGGCTGGCTCGCCTGCAAGCAATCCGGCCTGCCGTTCGAGGAGATGGTGGTCCCCCTCTACGACGATGCGTGGGAGAAGCGGCGCGAGGGCGACGAGTTCGCGCCGTCGTCCGGCAAGGTGCCGATCCTGTGGGACGGCGATGTGGTGGTGTGGGACAGCCTCGCCATCGTCGAATATCTGAACGAGGCGTCGGGCGGCGACAAATTCTGGCCGGCCGACCCTGCGGCGCGCGCGATGGCGCGGTCGATGGCGGCGGAGATGCATTCAAGCTTCGCGGCGCTGCGCCGCAAGCACAGCATGAACATCCGCCAGGTCTATCCCGCGCAGCAGCCCGACGACGACGTGCTCGCCGATCTCCAGCGGATCATGGAGCTGTGGGCACAGGCGCGCGCCCGCTTCGGCGGAGACGGCCAGTTCCTGTTCGGTGAGTTCGGCGCTGCCGACATCATGTTCGCGCCGGTGGTGACGCGGCTCGTCACCTATTCGCTGCCCGTCGCGCGCTTCGCTCCGGCGTACATGAACGCGGTGCTCCAGCACCCCTTCATGCAGGACTGGATCGCCGCAGCGCAGGAGGAGGAATGGGTGCTCGAGCAGTTCGAGCAGACGCCGGCGTGA
- a CDS encoding cupin domain-containing protein: MPKLDLDAIPQTNRTGYPAPFDRPVQGRWYRRLSPASGLTRFGVSHVTLKPGAWSSQRHWHVGEDEFLVMLAGEAVLVDDSGETMLRPGDCVSFPAGEPNGHHLQNRSEADCVFVVVGAGDDLGGDYPDIDMRFTPEGYVHKDGTPYPAERIK; this comes from the coding sequence TTGCCCAAGCTCGATCTCGACGCAATCCCGCAGACCAATCGCACCGGCTATCCGGCGCCGTTCGACCGGCCGGTGCAGGGGCGCTGGTATCGCCGGCTCTCGCCCGCATCGGGGCTGACCAGATTCGGCGTCAGCCACGTCACGCTGAAGCCTGGCGCCTGGTCGTCGCAGCGCCACTGGCACGTCGGAGAGGACGAGTTCCTGGTGATGCTGGCGGGCGAGGCGGTGCTGGTCGACGATAGCGGCGAGACGATGCTGCGGCCGGGGGACTGCGTCTCGTTTCCGGCCGGCGAGCCGAACGGCCATCATCTCCAGAACCGCAGCGAGGCGGATTGCGTGTTCGTGGTGGTCGGCGCCGGCGACGATCTCGGCGGTGACTATCCGGATATCGACATGCGGTTCACGCCGGAAGGCTATGTCCACAAGGACGGGACGCCGTATCCGGCGGAGCGGATCAAGTGA
- the mltA gene encoding murein transglycosylase A — MRRLALFGVLVLLGGCASGIVPPGEGPGRAPPAAPGDHLPVRQPTPSTPMAAQPAAPAPADAVTAAAAGVVAGPAIATLPIASDDAQRALAAFRTSCSALTRRADASGLTRPEDWAAACQAAAGTSDSGARDFFNRYFEAVQIADGKAFATGYYEPEIAGSRTRRPGYEVPIYARPKDIIEVDLGLFSDTLKGKRIRGRVDGQKLVPYYERAEIDRGALAGRGLEIAWAADPVELFFLQVQGSGRLRLPDGGVMRIGYDGQNGRDYTGIGALMRQRGLLGPGEASMQGIMAWLRAHPEEGRAIMEENKSWVFFRELTGPGPLGALGVPVTAQVSVAADPKFVPLGAPVFLSMDRADANGLWVAQDTGGAIKGANRVDTFWGAGAEARAIAGGMSARGTAFLLVPVGTLARLQGGGSGGGAPTQR; from the coding sequence GTGCGTAGACTAGCTCTGTTCGGAGTCCTGGTGCTGCTCGGCGGCTGCGCGAGCGGGATCGTGCCGCCCGGCGAAGGTCCGGGCAGGGCGCCGCCAGCCGCACCCGGCGATCATCTGCCCGTGCGCCAGCCCACGCCCTCGACTCCGATGGCGGCCCAACCGGCCGCGCCCGCACCCGCCGATGCCGTGACCGCCGCTGCGGCCGGCGTCGTTGCCGGGCCGGCGATCGCGACATTGCCGATCGCGTCCGACGACGCCCAGCGAGCGCTGGCGGCGTTCCGCACCTCCTGCTCTGCGCTGACTCGGCGTGCCGATGCGTCGGGCCTCACCCGGCCGGAGGACTGGGCCGCGGCCTGCCAGGCGGCGGCGGGCACGTCCGACAGCGGCGCGCGCGACTTCTTCAATCGCTATTTCGAGGCGGTGCAGATTGCCGACGGCAAGGCATTCGCCACCGGCTATTACGAGCCCGAGATCGCCGGGTCGCGCACCCGCCGCCCCGGCTATGAGGTGCCGATCTACGCCCGGCCCAAGGACATCATAGAGGTCGATCTCGGCCTCTTCTCCGACACGCTCAAGGGCAAGCGCATCCGCGGGCGCGTGGATGGGCAGAAGCTGGTGCCCTATTACGAACGCGCGGAGATCGATCGCGGCGCGCTCGCCGGGCGTGGGCTCGAGATCGCCTGGGCGGCCGATCCGGTCGAGCTGTTCTTCCTCCAGGTCCAGGGCTCGGGGCGGCTGCGTCTGCCCGACGGCGGGGTGATGCGGATCGGCTACGACGGCCAGAACGGGCGCGACTATACCGGCATCGGTGCGCTGATGCGGCAGCGGGGGCTGCTCGGGCCCGGCGAAGCGTCGATGCAGGGGATCATGGCCTGGCTGCGCGCCCACCCCGAGGAGGGACGCGCGATCATGGAGGAGAACAAGAGCTGGGTGTTCTTCCGCGAGCTCACCGGCCCGGGACCGCTCGGTGCGCTGGGTGTACCGGTGACGGCGCAGGTGAGCGTCGCCGCCGATCCCAAGTTCGTGCCGCTGGGCGCCCCCGTATTCCTGTCGATGGACCGCGCCGACGCCAACGGCCTGTGGGTCGCGCAGGATACCGGCGGGGCGATCAAGGGCGCCAATCGGGTCGACACCTTCTGGGGCGCAGGGGCCGAGGCGCGCGCGATCGCCGGGGGCATGTCGGCGCGCGGCACCGCCTTCCTGCTGGTGCCGGTGGGCACGCTGGCGCGGCTCCAGGGAGGAGGCAGCGGTGGCGGAGCGCCGACTCAGCGCTGA
- a CDS encoding nuclear transport factor 2 family protein, which produces MLKLMFALALAAGAPALAAGDAEAEIKAASRAFDDAQLHKDKAALDRFLARDFKFVRGSGKFTDRNEFIAGFTDPNVTFEPFVIRDPMYVPLGADAGIVGGEGIIRGTESGKPFEERFRYADTFRRIDGRWQVVYVQVTPIR; this is translated from the coding sequence ATGCTGAAGCTCATGTTCGCGCTGGCGCTCGCCGCCGGCGCGCCGGCACTGGCGGCCGGAGACGCCGAGGCCGAGATCAAGGCAGCATCCCGGGCATTCGACGACGCCCAGCTCCACAAGGACAAGGCCGCGCTCGACCGCTTCCTCGCCAGAGATTTCAAGTTCGTGCGCGGCTCGGGCAAGTTCACCGACCGCAACGAGTTCATCGCCGGCTTCACCGATCCGAACGTCACCTTCGAGCCGTTCGTGATCCGCGACCCGATGTACGTGCCGCTCGGCGCCGACGCCGGCATCGTCGGCGGCGAAGGCATCATCCGCGGCACCGAGAGCGGCAAGCCGTTCGAGGAACGTTTCCGCTACGCCGACACCTTCCGCCGCATCGATGGGCGGTGGCAGGTGGTCTACGTGCAGGTCACGCCGATCAGATAG
- a CDS encoding alpha/beta hydrolase family protein, producing MRRRLAGLVLAAGFMCASAIGAESPPKPQPLDVAAFAEVPALEGPELSPNGKMLAAKIAVQGTQYFTILPLDGGKPRYVALGDNDLNWWRWVNDDWLILGVGQQVPVEGDDWYVRRAVSVSAVDGKLVRLATRDAGQNADDVLWVANDGSPRILMASQTSIYTNDPGFWPGVDEINVSNGRRKSVLAGRSGVFNWYADGAGTIRMGIGRSDDGRSRRVLYRPDAHSSFRTIDKAGRGDDDLLVPSLFLKDPNKAVMISDDDEGYSALYELDLQTLERGKQLVSSKGYDLGGLITDQDGFGYIGYYVNEDRPGIRWTDPALEALEKTVASKIKGGSPRIVSLSRDRSVAIVHVGSADAPGAYFIYRAAEDTMDLLQLNNSAIRMKHMHPVRTIRYKARDGLEIAAVLTLPKGKSANLPLIVMPHGGPRARDSEEWDWWAQFLADRGYAVIQPNYRGSTGYGTSFMRKGEGQWGLAMQDDLNDAVTALAAQGIADPKRVCMVGASYGGYAALRAAERDGRLYRCAVSYAGVSDLTRWMRQDSNSLWSGAKRDWVRTQAPDLKGVSPVNDPEGFSIPVLIVHGKKDQTVPVVHSRVMAQKLKAAGKDAIYIEQPLADHHFTRSEDRLEFLKALESFLAKHNPA from the coding sequence ATGCGACGTCGGCTTGCCGGCCTGGTTTTGGCCGCGGGTTTCATGTGCGCGAGCGCGATCGGGGCGGAATCGCCGCCGAAGCCGCAGCCGCTCGATGTCGCGGCGTTCGCGGAAGTGCCGGCGCTCGAGGGCCCCGAGCTGTCGCCGAACGGCAAGATGCTGGCAGCCAAGATCGCGGTTCAGGGCACGCAATATTTCACGATCCTGCCGCTCGACGGCGGCAAGCCGCGCTATGTCGCGCTCGGCGACAACGACCTCAACTGGTGGCGATGGGTCAACGACGACTGGCTGATCCTCGGCGTCGGCCAGCAGGTGCCGGTCGAGGGCGATGACTGGTACGTCCGGCGCGCCGTCAGCGTCAGCGCCGTCGACGGCAAGCTGGTCCGGCTTGCCACCCGCGACGCGGGGCAGAATGCCGACGACGTCCTCTGGGTGGCGAATGACGGCAGCCCGCGCATCCTGATGGCGTCGCAGACGTCGATCTACACCAACGACCCGGGCTTCTGGCCCGGCGTCGACGAAATCAACGTGAGCAATGGTCGGCGCAAGTCCGTGCTCGCGGGGCGCAGCGGTGTGTTCAACTGGTATGCCGATGGCGCCGGCACGATCCGGATGGGAATCGGTCGGTCCGACGACGGCCGTTCGCGGCGCGTGCTCTACCGGCCCGATGCGCACAGCTCCTTCCGGACGATCGACAAGGCCGGGAGGGGAGACGACGACCTGCTCGTCCCGTCGCTGTTCCTGAAGGATCCGAACAAGGCGGTAATGATCTCGGATGACGATGAGGGTTATTCGGCCCTGTACGAGCTCGACCTCCAAACGCTCGAGCGGGGCAAGCAGCTCGTCTCGTCCAAGGGCTATGACCTCGGCGGGCTTATCACCGATCAGGATGGCTTCGGCTATATCGGCTATTATGTGAACGAGGACCGGCCGGGAATCCGCTGGACCGATCCGGCGTTGGAAGCGCTGGAGAAGACGGTGGCCTCGAAGATCAAGGGGGGCTCGCCACGTATCGTCTCGCTGAGCCGCGACCGTTCGGTCGCCATCGTTCATGTCGGAAGCGCCGACGCGCCGGGTGCCTATTTCATCTATCGGGCAGCCGAGGACACGATGGACCTGCTCCAGCTGAACAACAGCGCGATCCGGATGAAGCACATGCATCCGGTACGCACGATCCGCTACAAGGCGCGGGATGGGCTGGAGATCGCGGCGGTGCTGACGCTGCCCAAGGGGAAGAGCGCGAACCTGCCGCTGATCGTCATGCCCCACGGCGGCCCCCGCGCGCGCGACAGCGAGGAATGGGACTGGTGGGCGCAGTTCCTCGCCGACCGCGGCTATGCCGTGATCCAGCCCAACTACCGCGGATCGACCGGCTACGGCACGTCGTTCATGAGGAAGGGCGAGGGCCAATGGGGCCTGGCGATGCAGGACGACCTCAACGACGCCGTCACCGCGCTGGCGGCGCAGGGGATCGCCGACCCCAAGCGCGTGTGCATGGTCGGCGCCTCCTATGGCGGCTATGCGGCGCTGCGTGCGGCGGAGCGCGACGGCAGGCTCTACCGCTGCGCGGTGTCCTATGCGGGCGTGTCGGACCTCACGCGCTGGATGCGGCAGGACAGCAACAGCCTCTGGTCCGGCGCGAAGCGGGACTGGGTCCGCACGCAGGCGCCGGACCTCAAGGGCGTGTCGCCGGTCAATGATCCGGAGGGCTTCTCGATTCCGGTGCTGATCGTGCACGGGAAGAAGGACCAGACCGTTCCGGTGGTCCACTCGCGCGTCATGGCGCAGAAGCTCAAGGCTGCGGGCAAGGACGCGATCTACATCGAGCAGCCGCTCGCCGACCATCATTTCACGCGGAGCGAGGACCGGCTGGAGTTCCTGAAGGCGCTGGAGAGCTTTCTGGCCAAGCACAATCCGGCATAG
- the dapE gene encoding succinyl-diaminopimelate desuccinylase — protein MTRDAVDVVALAKALIECESVTPARGPVFDVLEAALVPLGFAVDRFVAGGEVENLLAVRGSGGQHFAFAGHVDVVPPGEGWTSGPFEGAIRGDLLYGRGAVDMKGAVAAFVAAVAVAPAEGTVSLIITGDEEGPALHGTRALIDRMAERGLTPDLCLVGEPTSAQRLGDTVKIGRRGSVNIWIDVPGRQGHVAYPHLADNPIPKLVAALAEIDAVVLDHGSEWFQPSNIEPTDLAVGNPATNVIPGAASARLSIRFNDQQRGQDLVELIRSIVHSHAPEADVRAMISGEAFLTQPGAFSTMVSDAIEAQLGVRPELSTTGGTSDARFLSKLCPTVEFGLVNATMHKLDEAVALADLRALSAVYADILQRALSSP, from the coding sequence ATGACGAGAGATGCGGTGGATGTCGTAGCGCTGGCGAAGGCGCTGATCGAGTGCGAAAGCGTGACGCCGGCGCGCGGGCCGGTATTCGACGTGCTGGAAGCGGCGCTGGTCCCGCTCGGCTTCGCGGTCGACCGGTTCGTGGCGGGCGGCGAGGTCGAGAACCTGCTCGCGGTGCGCGGCTCGGGCGGGCAGCATTTCGCCTTCGCCGGCCATGTCGACGTCGTGCCGCCGGGCGAAGGCTGGACCAGCGGCCCGTTCGAGGGCGCGATCCGCGGCGACCTGCTCTACGGACGCGGGGCGGTCGACATGAAGGGCGCCGTCGCCGCCTTCGTCGCCGCTGTCGCCGTCGCGCCGGCCGAGGGCACCGTCAGCCTGATCATCACCGGCGATGAGGAAGGCCCCGCCCTCCACGGCACCCGCGCGCTGATCGATCGCATGGCCGAGCGCGGCCTGACGCCCGACCTCTGCCTGGTCGGCGAGCCTACGTCCGCCCAGCGCCTCGGCGACACGGTCAAGATCGGCCGGCGCGGCTCGGTCAACATCTGGATCGACGTGCCGGGGCGGCAGGGCCATGTCGCCTACCCTCATCTCGCCGACAATCCGATCCCGAAGCTGGTCGCCGCCTTGGCGGAGATCGACGCGGTGGTGCTCGACCACGGCAGCGAATGGTTCCAGCCGTCAAACATCGAGCCGACCGACCTCGCCGTCGGCAATCCCGCGACCAACGTCATCCCCGGCGCCGCCTCGGCCCGGCTCAGCATCCGCTTCAACGACCAGCAGCGTGGGCAAGATCTGGTCGAGCTGATCCGCAGCATCGTCCACTCCCACGCACCGGAGGCCGACGTGCGGGCGATGATCTCGGGCGAGGCGTTTCTGACGCAGCCCGGCGCCTTCTCGACGATGGTTTCCGACGCGATCGAGGCGCAGCTGGGCGTGCGGCCCGAACTCAGCACCACCGGCGGCACCTCCGACGCACGCTTCCTTTCGAAACTATGCCCGACGGTCGAGTTCGGCCTCGTCAACGCGACGATGCACAAGCTCGACGAAGCGGTCGCGCTCGCCGACCTCCGCGCGCTCTCGGCGGTCTACGCCGACATTCTCCAGCGGGCGCTGTCGTCCCCCTGA
- the yihA gene encoding ribosome biogenesis GTP-binding protein YihA/YsxC has translation MAEEFDADLIEAARKTFAGPVAFLKSAPALQHLPEADVPEVAFAGRSNVGKSSLLNALTNRNGLARTSNTPGRTQELNFFDVGEPLRFRLVDMPGYGFAEAPKDIVKKWRFLVNDFLRGRSTLKRALVLIDSRHGIKPVDREVMDMLDAAAVSYRLVLTKADKIKASELAAVAERTAEEARKRPAAHPEIIATSSEKGLGIAELRAAVLEAVS, from the coding sequence ATGGCTGAGGAGTTCGACGCCGATCTCATCGAAGCTGCGCGCAAGACCTTCGCCGGTCCGGTCGCGTTCCTCAAATCGGCGCCGGCGCTCCAGCATCTGCCGGAGGCCGACGTTCCCGAGGTCGCGTTCGCGGGCCGCTCGAATGTCGGCAAGTCGTCGCTACTCAACGCGCTCACCAACCGCAACGGCCTCGCGCGCACGTCGAACACGCCCGGACGGACGCAGGAGCTGAACTTCTTCGACGTGGGCGAGCCGCTGCGCTTCCGTCTGGTCGACATGCCCGGCTACGGCTTCGCGGAGGCGCCCAAGGATATCGTCAAGAAATGGCGATTCCTGGTCAACGACTTCCTGCGCGGCCGCAGCACGTTGAAGCGCGCGCTGGTGCTGATCGACTCGCGCCACGGCATCAAGCCGGTCGACCGCGAGGTGATGGACATGCTCGATGCCGCCGCGGTCAGCTATCGCCTCGTCCTCACCAAGGCCGACAAGATCAAGGCGAGCGAGCTCGCCGCCGTCGCCGAGCGCACCGCCGAGGAGGCGCGCAAGCGCCCCGCCGCGCATCCCGAGATCATCGCCACCTCGAGCGAGAAGGGCCTGGGCATCGCCGAGCTGCGCGCCGCCGTGCTAGAAGCGGTCAGCTAG
- a CDS encoding Smr/MutS family protein, producing MASVRPLGPVPPLPVADAPEPVKRKPAAAAGKPPVQVPVPKPKPSAPGTTLDASWDRKLARGLVSPDRTVDLHGHGLNSAYLLLDQSLDRAIAAGERLILLVTGKPPRPDSERPHARGAIRAAVGDWLAASRHADRIAAVRGAHPRHGGAGALYIVLRKSRQVS from the coding sequence ATGGCGAGCGTGCGGCCGCTCGGGCCGGTGCCGCCGCTGCCGGTCGCCGACGCTCCGGAGCCGGTCAAGCGTAAGCCGGCTGCGGCGGCGGGCAAGCCGCCGGTGCAGGTGCCCGTGCCGAAGCCGAAGCCATCGGCGCCCGGGACCACGCTCGACGCGAGCTGGGACCGGAAGCTGGCGCGAGGACTCGTCTCGCCCGATCGGACGGTCGACCTCCACGGCCATGGCCTCAACTCGGCCTATCTGCTGCTCGACCAGTCGCTCGACCGCGCGATCGCGGCGGGCGAGCGGCTGATCCTGCTCGTCACCGGCAAGCCGCCGCGGCCGGATTCCGAGCGGCCGCACGCGCGCGGCGCGATCCGCGCAGCGGTGGGCGACTGGCTCGCCGCCTCGCGCCATGCCGATCGCATCGCGGCGGTTCGCGGCGCGCATCCGCGGCACGGCGGGGCCGGCGCACTTTACATAGTGTTACGAAAGTCACGGCAAGTTTCTTAA
- a CDS encoding putative bifunctional diguanylate cyclase/phosphodiesterase: MENFSLKSRAIAFAMCAGAVVFILALIATSGGRADQESAGRALVPAIVCAVMCWAYAERTVSVTAAAIDAAIARLARAGNGDLESEIPGEVSEHVPALAAAMDGLFRQFHSQIENVQQLAMFDPVTGLANRTNFRRSAEHILAGLEPGARAAIFFIDLDRFKGVNDTLGHATGDQLLAMVANRLRAVAERFAPRNTALTPLIGRLAGDEFTMFFPALANAGDADRIGRGILFALSEPFGLGDQEITVGASIGIAMRPDHGTTLAELMRSADAAMYHAKGSGRGRAEHFTESLASEIADRAKLEADLRDAIERSQFALVFQPQIAMGEGRIVAAEALLRWRHPSGELRLPGSFLRRAEETGLIVEIGEWVVGSVADTIARWGAIGIDARLAVNISARELDNATFFRRLRDAMRAARAPAGLLEIELTETLAMHCSDDVIDAIKALRADGATVAVDDFGTGYSNLPRLRDLPIDRVKLDRSLTEQVAHQASARAIAQAVISLVHGLGYEVVAEGIEDDAQANVLRVLGCDVIQGYVVAPPMDEAAFLAWVQGDDSARWRMSA, from the coding sequence ATGGAGAATTTCTCGCTCAAGAGCCGGGCGATCGCCTTTGCGATGTGCGCGGGCGCGGTGGTGTTCATCCTCGCGCTGATCGCCACGTCGGGCGGGCGAGCCGATCAGGAAAGCGCCGGCCGGGCGCTGGTCCCGGCGATCGTCTGCGCCGTGATGTGCTGGGCCTATGCCGAGCGGACGGTGAGCGTCACCGCCGCGGCGATCGACGCGGCGATCGCGCGACTTGCCAGAGCGGGCAACGGCGATCTCGAAAGCGAAATCCCTGGTGAGGTGAGCGAGCATGTACCGGCGCTCGCCGCCGCGATGGACGGGCTGTTCCGCCAGTTCCACAGCCAGATCGAGAACGTCCAGCAACTGGCGATGTTCGATCCGGTCACCGGTCTCGCCAATCGCACCAATTTCCGCCGGAGCGCCGAACATATCCTTGCCGGGCTCGAGCCGGGGGCGAGGGCGGCGATCTTCTTCATCGATCTCGACCGCTTCAAGGGCGTCAACGACACGCTCGGCCATGCCACCGGCGACCAATTGCTGGCGATGGTCGCCAACCGCTTGCGCGCCGTGGCCGAGCGGTTCGCGCCGCGCAACACGGCGCTGACGCCGCTGATCGGCCGCCTTGCCGGCGACGAGTTCACGATGTTCTTCCCGGCGCTCGCCAACGCCGGCGACGCCGACCGGATCGGGCGCGGCATCCTGTTCGCGCTGAGCGAACCGTTCGGCCTCGGCGACCAGGAAATCACGGTCGGCGCGTCGATCGGCATCGCGATGCGGCCGGATCACGGCACCACGCTCGCCGAGTTGATGCGTTCGGCCGACGCCGCCATGTATCATGCCAAGGGCTCGGGTCGCGGCCGTGCCGAGCATTTCACCGAGAGTCTCGCCAGCGAGATTGCCGACCGGGCGAAGCTCGAGGCCGACCTGCGCGATGCGATCGAGCGCAGCCAGTTCGCGTTGGTGTTCCAGCCCCAGATCGCGATGGGCGAGGGGCGGATCGTCGCCGCCGAGGCGTTGCTGCGCTGGCGCCATCCGTCGGGCGAGCTGCGGCTGCCGGGCAGCTTCCTGCGCCGCGCCGAGGAGACCGGGCTGATCGTCGAGATCGGCGAATGGGTGGTGGGCAGCGTCGCCGACACCATCGCCCGCTGGGGCGCGATCGGCATCGACGCGCGGCTGGCGGTCAACATCAGCGCACGGGAGCTCGACAACGCCACCTTCTTCCGCCGCCTGCGCGATGCGATGCGCGCGGCCAGGGCACCGGCCGGGCTGCTCGAGATCGAGCTGACCGAGACGCTGGCGATGCATTGCTCCGACGACGTGATCGACGCGATCAAGGCGCTGCGTGCCGATGGCGCGACGGTGGCGGTCGACGATTTCGGCACCGGCTATTCCAATCTGCCGCGGCTGCGCGACCTGCCGATCGACCGGGTCAAGCTCGACCGCAGCCTGACCGAGCAGGTCGCGCATCAGGCGAGCGCCCGCGCCATCGCCCAGGCGGTGATCAGCCTGGTCCATGGGCTCGGCTATGAAGTGGTCGCCGAGGGGATCGAGGACGATGCCCAGGCCAACGTGCTGCGCGTGCTCGGCTGCGACGTGATCCAGGGCTATGTGGTCGCGCCGCCGATGGACGAGGCAGCCTTCCTCGCCTGGGTTCAGGGGGACGACAGCGCCCGCTGGAGAATGTCGGCGTAG